A window of Candidatus Kryptoniota bacterium genomic DNA:
ACCGCGGAGTTAATCGGGATCCGATTTTTCTGGAAGGACGCAACTATACTTATTTTCTCAAAAAGCTCTGGCGATATCTTCCGTCATCGGGCCTGGAATTGTTGGCTTACTGTCTCATGCCAAATCACTTCCATTTCTTGGTGAGGCAGGAACGTCCATATGCCTTGTCAGTAGTAGTCGGAAACTTATGCAACGGGTATGCGAAGGGAATGAATAGGGCCTTGAAACGATCGGGGCACTTGTTCGAGTCTAAGTATAAATTGAAATTGGTTGACGAAACCCGGTATTTGTCCTATCTGACCGGATATATCCATTTGAACCCGGTACGTGCTGGTCTTGTTAGACTTCCAGAAGAGTGGGATTACAGCAGTTGCCAGGATTACCTTGGAATGAGACCGGACAGCCAGGTTAACTCGACGATTGTGCTGGAGTCGTTTCGGGATCGGAAGGATTATTTTGAATTTATGTGTGGACCCGCGAGTGTTCCAAAGGAATTAGAAGTTTATCTTTTTGACGAGCCAAGCTGATAAGATGACCGTCACCTTAAAGGTGACGGTCATCTAGTACCTCAAAGGTGACGGTCAACTTAGTCAAATAATCACCCAAACATAGGAACTGCAATTTGGATCGCGAGAAATTATGGGGCTATGTAGATTCGAATAGAAAGATATTCCTGGATGAACTCGGAGCTCTCCTTAGAATTGAGAGTATATCCGCCGATCCGCTGAAAAAACCTGAGATGCACCGATGCGCGGAGATGGTTTCGCAGGCGATGCAGAATGTCGGCATAGAGAACATCTCCATCATTCAGACGGAGGGAAATCCGCTCGTCTACGGAGAGTACATGCGCCCTTCGAATAACACCACCATTCTTATTTACGGACATTACGATGTCCAGCCTGTCGATCCTGTCAATGAATGGAACACTCCTCCGTTCGAGCCGACCGTAAAAGGCGACGACTTATTCGGACGAGGCACCACCGACGACAAGGGTCAACTTTTCGTTCACCTAAAGGCGTTTGAGGCGTACAGGAAGATCGTCGGCGATCCGCCAGTGAATTTGAAATTCATATTTGAGGGTGAAGAGGAAATAGGAAGCATTCATCTTGAACCGTTCATCAGATCGAACAGTAAGCTTCTCAAATCGGACATCGTACTGATTTCTGATACGGCCATGTACGGACGGGATCTTCCGTCTATCTGCTACGGGCTGAGAGGTATGGCGTATTGCGAAGTCAGCGTCGAAAATTCTGCCATCGACCTACACTCGGGCTCGTTCGGCGGCGCGGTCGAAAATCCCGTACATGTTCTGTCAAGTATCATTTCATCTCTTCATGACGATAACGGGCGGGTCTCAATCCCTCATTTTTACGACGATGTTCTCGAGGTGAGTAAAGAGGAGAGGCGCGAAATTGCCCGGCTTCCTTACTCAGACTCAGAATTCCTGCGACAATCCGGCGCGATGGCTCCGCATGGTGAGAGAGGATTCACCACCAACGAGCGTCTCTGGATAAGGCCCACTCTCGACGTGAACGGGATATTCGGAGGGTTCACAGGCGAAGGCGCGAAGACAATTATCCCTGCGAAGGCCGTCGCGAAGATCAGCATGAGGTTGGTTCCTAATCAGAAATCAGCTGTCGTGCTGAGGTTGCTCGAGGATTACGTCCGGGAAATTTCGCCGTCTACTGTCAGAGTTGCTGTCAGGAAAATGCACAGCGGCGAACCGGCGTTGACACCCATCGATCATCCCGCGGTAAAGGGTGTAGCTGCCGCACTTGAGGAGGTTTTCGGTAAAAAGCCCTACTATATCCGTGAGGGAGGCTCAATACCGGAGGTAATCACATTTCAGGATGTGCTGGGAGCTCCGGTCGTTCTCCTGGGCTTCGGACTTCCTGATGAAAACAGCCACGCTCCGAACGAGCACCTCTACCTGAATCATTTCTTCGGCGGAATCAAAACCGTCGCTATCCTTTATGACAAGCTTGCAGACCTGATGACATAAAGAAGATAATTGACCGTCACCTTCAAGGTGACGGTCAATTTCCAATTAGACTTACGGTTGTATTTTTCCCGATTTGATTTCATTCACAAGCCGGTCGGCGTGGTAAATGTACTTCAACGCCTCAGGAATGGCATCAGAATGTACTGCCACAGAGCGGTTGTAAGTGTCTACATAAATGTACTCACCCGGAAGGCTCTCAATGTTCCCGTCGAATATCAATCCGACAATTTGGAGATCCTTATTCAGCACAGGGCTTCCCGAATTTCCGCCGATGATGTCGTTCGTCGCAACGAAGTCCAGAGGCGTGCTCAGGTTGAAATCAGCCGGAGGATTGGGCCAGTTGCCCGGAAGAGAGAACGGATATCTTTTTCCGAACGAATAGTATCTGTCGTACATTCCATAGTAGGTGGTATTCGTAGGAGCAATCGTCCCGTTATATTCGTATCCCTTCACCACTCCGTCTGCAATTCGCAGTGTGAATGTCGCGTCGGGTGGGATCGAGGTGCCGTATACGTCGAACACTGCTCTGCCGAGCAATTGTCCTTCTGCACCTTCCTGCGCTGCTAGTTTCTCATACTGCGATCTCATGGACGACATTTCCTGTTGCGTTTCGACGACAAATTGTATGAAAGGATCTGTAGAAGTCAGGATGGCATCCGGAGTGCCGTTTAGCAGGTCGGCAACCCTCGCGCTGTCTCCGAGTGAGGTAGAGCCTGTCAAATAATCCGCCGCATCCGCGGGCGTTCTGCCGCCGAGTAGTTTATTGAATGATTCGTTGCTTACTCCGAGTCCAGCCTGCATCTGCATAAGTTGATGGGCCAGAACCAGCTTCTCGAGATCCGCGTTGAAATCCGCGGGGAAGAATTTCGCCTTCATTTTGTCGAGTGCTGCACCCCGATACATCTTAGGACGGCTGGAGTCGGGCATCTTCATGTTGTTGGCGTATTGCACCAGACGATTTGCGATGGAGAAATACGATGACCTGCCGAAGCCGGCCGGGCTGAGCGCGTTAAGCTTTTCAAAAAGTTTTGCTTTCCCGTCCTGAACTGCGGCTATGTTGTCCCAGACCGTTCCGTATTTCTCTTCGAGAGACGGATTTGCGGTTACAGCATCACGGAATTTCTTTTCGAACGCTTTCTTCCTTGCCATGAGATAAGGATCTCTCAACCCGCCCAGATATCCCGTGTAAGCCTTGAAGGAGTTGGAAATTCCAAAGAGTCGCGTCTGGTAGTCCAGCTTCTTTTCCGGATGTTGTTCGATCATCTTTGTGTATGTGTCCATTCCTGCCTGCAACAGGTCGACAATATACGGATACTGGTAATCCCTGTTGAACTCGAGCTGTGAAACAGTCAGGAGTCTGCTGGTCCTTCCGGGATTCCCGATGACGAAGACAGGGTCTCCTTCTTTTGCGCCGTCCTCGCTCCACTTGAAATAATGGTCAGACTTGAATGGCTTGTCGTTATCATAGATTCTAAAGAGTGAGAAATCGACATCGTAGCGCGGATAAGTGAAGTTGTCGTAGTCGCCCCCGAAATACGCAACGATTAGTTGCGGCGCGAATACGAGTCTCACATCTGTATAACGCTTATATCCGTATAGCGAATATTTTCCACCGTTATAGAACGTAACCACCTGGAAGACCATTGAATCCGCAGGCGAATCTTTCTTGTATTGTTCCCAATACTGGTTCTGCAGCTTTTCGATTTCAGCATTTCGGTTTGCAACTTTTTCTTCGTCCGTGGTACCGCTCTCGAACGCCTGCTGGACCTCTGACGTGACATCCTTGATAACGACCAGCTGGTCGGCGTACATCCCGTCGACCTTCCGTTCGTCGGCAAGTGTCGGTGCGTAGAAACCGCTGTCCGGCAAGTCCTCACCTGGCTTGTTTACTTTGTCAAGTGCGCCGCGTGCGCAATGATGGTTTGTCAGGAACAGGCCGTCGTCAGATATAAATGACGCCGAACAGCCGGCGAGTCTCAACGCTCCCAATCGTGCGTCATCGAACCAGCCCTTGTCGGGAGTGAAACCATAGGCTTCCTTGAAATATTGTGTCGGTGGATAATCGAATGTCCACATTTTTCCGTTGTCGTACTGCCCCGCCTTTACAGTGTCGGGGTTAAGAAAATTTTGCGACGTCGGTTTGGTGGCCTGATAACTCGTGCAGCCCCCGAGCGCCAGCAACGCCGTGAATAGAAATGCGGATGCGTACCGTGAGTGGGAATTTCGCATGATTGTCCTCTTTAGAATTTGTTAGACTGTTCGAAATTTAAGACAAACCCGGAGTAATTTCCATTTGAACTGAGATCATCCTACGAAGAACCGGTAATTTGTTTCAACGACAAGTCCACGAAAGGCGGCCACTTATTCCTAAGCTTCACTTTCCATATGATATGACTTTAAATGTTGTTATTTCTGCAGAAGCTTGATATATTTTCGCGTCCGAAGGACCTCTTCGGGATTTGAGTTTGGCATACCAAATAGAGGAGCGCATTATGTATTTAAGAATTACGGAAAGGGTCTTGGTCTTTCTATCGTTATCCATCGCGTTTGTTGCGTGCCAGAAGAGCGGTCCTGTCGCACTGCCACCTCTCACGGATTACAGGGACGGCTCTAATCTCTTCGCCATTAAAATCCCCGCGGCATGGCAGCAATCGAGCGAGCCGGGCAACCTGAACCTCTATAACACACAAGATGCGTGGAATAGATTTGCCGACCCGACCACGAATTCCAAGACGGCCGTTAGGATACACGTGTATGCCGAGCCTGCGGGCGCCAAGAAACTCGATGAAGTTGCAGAAAGCTTTAAGTCAGAACTTCGACAGGAGCAAGCTCAGATTGATCCTGACGTCCCGACCACCATCAGCGGCGTTCCTGCTGTGAAAATTCCGTACCAGCTGAAGCTTGACGACAAGAACACCATCTATTCATATCGCGTGCTCGCGGTGTCGGACAGCAATACGTACGGGTATGAATGCGACGGATTCAACCAGGACTTCAAGAATTACTCCGATGTGTTCGACAGCATCATGCTGACCTACCGGATCATACCGAAGGCCGTGCAGACCCAGCAGCTTCCCGAGGACCTGATCCCCTCGCAGGTATTCTCGACTTATCAGAACGACGTGTTTGCTATCCAATACCCCGATAACTTCAAGGCGGCGTCGCTGCCGGCGTCCGGCGATATACAATCATCGGAGAAATTCTCGGGCTATAGAAGCGACTGCACGATCCAGGTCGACGTCCTTGATGCGAAGAAGCTGACCGTCCAGAAGGTTTTCGACCAGAATAAGGGCAAGTACCCGAATGTTGCGGATACGAAAAAGATCCAGATGGACGGGCTCGACGCGTATCAGATCAGCTATTCTCCAGTCAGAGGAATTCAAAGCCGCGCATACTTCGTTGTCAAGAACAATAAGTGGATCAGGGTCACCTTCAATCTTGCCACCGAAATGGCGAAGGATTTCCTCCCGGCTTTTGAGAAATCAGTGACAAGTCTGAAACTCAAGTAGGAAAGACGTGATTCTTTGTGTGCAGGCTCGAATTTTGTTTGAGCCTGCACAAACTTGTTACCCACCTGCATCTCTTCCGGAGAACTGTCGTGACTAACACGTTGTTTGGAGACGGGGTAGAATTCTACAACGTGGCGCACAGGGGCTTTTCAATGGCGGCGCCTGAAAATACAATGTCGTCTTTCCAAAAGGCAATAGAGGCCGGCGCGAACATGCTCGAAATGGACGTCATGCTCACCGGCGATAACCACGTGATAGTTTTCCATGACTTCAGTGTGGGAAGAACAACAAACGGGACCGGGCTCGTCAAGAAGCTTAATCTCAGCCACATAAGGTCGCTCGATGCCGGGATGTGGTTCTCCCATAAGTACGTGTCGGAACAGGTCCCGCTCCTCGATGAGGTCCTCGAGCTGGCGAGAGGGAAAGTCCGGCTCAATGTCGAAATGAAACACAGGCGGCGAAATGGAGCGGCGGCGCTCGTGGATAGATGTCTGAAAATAGTCGACCGTCATCGAATGAATGACGATGTCCTTTTCTCCTCGTTCAACCTCGAAGCGCTGAGACATCTGCACGACAGGTCACCGCACCTGAGGATTGCTCCTCTCTACAGGCATAATCTGAATCCGACGCGCCGATCATTCCCGCTTCGATACGGTGCGCAAGGTGTAGTACTCAACCATTTATTCCTGAATCGGGCAACCGTGGATCAGTTTCACAGACTCGGCATACATGTTTTCGTGTACACCGTAAATAATCTGCGCAGGATAGAAAAAATGTTCCGGATAGGTGTGGATGGGATAGTTTCCGATAATCCTGCCGCTGTAAATTCTACAACCAGGAAATTCCTAGTTAGATTCTAGTTCGTGCGGGAGAAATGTTGGTAGCCGGGAAAATCCTTATGCTCATCAACCTTGCCGTCGATCCTCTTGATGCGGACGGCCGGCGAACCCTCCGTCACTCTGCCGATAACTCTTATGTTACCCTCGAGTGAGAAAAGTTTCTGAAAGTCACCTTCCGCGATTGTGAAAAGCAGTTCGTAATCTTCACCGCCCGACAGCGCGTAAGATAATGGGTCCTCTTTGAAATCGTCCGCGATTTTTCTCGTGATCGGATCTATCGGAATGAACTCTTCGTCGAGTTCGGCAGATGTACCGCTCTCTTTGCAGATGTGAAGCATATCCGCTGCGAGTCCGTCGCTGATGTCGATCATAGAATGAATTCTGATTTTGTCGCTG
This region includes:
- a CDS encoding dipeptidase; this encodes MDREKLWGYVDSNRKIFLDELGALLRIESISADPLKKPEMHRCAEMVSQAMQNVGIENISIIQTEGNPLVYGEYMRPSNNTTILIYGHYDVQPVDPVNEWNTPPFEPTVKGDDLFGRGTTDDKGQLFVHLKAFEAYRKIVGDPPVNLKFIFEGEEEIGSIHLEPFIRSNSKLLKSDIVLISDTAMYGRDLPSICYGLRGMAYCEVSVENSAIDLHSGSFGGAVENPVHVLSSIISSLHDDNGRVSIPHFYDDVLEVSKEERREIARLPYSDSEFLRQSGAMAPHGERGFTTNERLWIRPTLDVNGIFGGFTGEGAKTIIPAKAVAKISMRLVPNQKSAVVLRLLEDYVREISPSTVRVAVRKMHSGEPALTPIDHPAVKGVAAALEEVFGKKPYYIREGGSIPEVITFQDVLGAPVVLLGFGLPDENSHAPNEHLYLNHFFGGIKTVAILYDKLADLMT
- a CDS encoding S46 family peptidase codes for the protein MRNSHSRYASAFLFTALLALGGCTSYQATKPTSQNFLNPDTVKAGQYDNGKMWTFDYPPTQYFKEAYGFTPDKGWFDDARLGALRLAGCSASFISDDGLFLTNHHCARGALDKVNKPGEDLPDSGFYAPTLADERKVDGMYADQLVVIKDVTSEVQQAFESGTTDEEKVANRNAEIEKLQNQYWEQYKKDSPADSMVFQVVTFYNGGKYSLYGYKRYTDVRLVFAPQLIVAYFGGDYDNFTYPRYDVDFSLFRIYDNDKPFKSDHYFKWSEDGAKEGDPVFVIGNPGRTSRLLTVSQLEFNRDYQYPYIVDLLQAGMDTYTKMIEQHPEKKLDYQTRLFGISNSFKAYTGYLGGLRDPYLMARKKAFEKKFRDAVTANPSLEEKYGTVWDNIAAVQDGKAKLFEKLNALSPAGFGRSSYFSIANRLVQYANNMKMPDSSRPKMYRGAALDKMKAKFFPADFNADLEKLVLAHQLMQMQAGLGVSNESFNKLLGGRTPADAADYLTGSTSLGDSARVADLLNGTPDAILTSTDPFIQFVVETQQEMSSMRSQYEKLAAQEGAEGQLLGRAVFDVYGTSIPPDATFTLRIADGVVKGYEYNGTIAPTNTTYYGMYDRYYSFGKRYPFSLPGNWPNPPADFNLSTPLDFVATNDIIGGNSGSPVLNKDLQIVGLIFDGNIESLPGEYIYVDTYNRSVAVHSDAIPEALKYIYHADRLVNEIKSGKIQP
- a CDS encoding PsbP-related protein codes for the protein MYLRITERVLVFLSLSIAFVACQKSGPVALPPLTDYRDGSNLFAIKIPAAWQQSSEPGNLNLYNTQDAWNRFADPTTNSKTAVRIHVYAEPAGAKKLDEVAESFKSELRQEQAQIDPDVPTTISGVPAVKIPYQLKLDDKNTIYSYRVLAVSDSNTYGYECDGFNQDFKNYSDVFDSIMLTYRIIPKAVQTQQLPEDLIPSQVFSTYQNDVFAIQYPDNFKAASLPASGDIQSSEKFSGYRSDCTIQVDVLDAKKLTVQKVFDQNKGKYPNVADTKKIQMDGLDAYQISYSPVRGIQSRAYFVVKNNKWIRVTFNLATEMAKDFLPAFEKSVTSLKLK
- a CDS encoding glycerophosphodiester phosphodiesterase family protein, producing MTNTLFGDGVEFYNVAHRGFSMAAPENTMSSFQKAIEAGANMLEMDVMLTGDNHVIVFHDFSVGRTTNGTGLVKKLNLSHIRSLDAGMWFSHKYVSEQVPLLDEVLELARGKVRLNVEMKHRRRNGAAALVDRCLKIVDRHRMNDDVLFSSFNLEALRHLHDRSPHLRIAPLYRHNLNPTRRSFPLRYGAQGVVLNHLFLNRATVDQFHRLGIHVFVYTVNNLRRIEKMFRIGVDGIVSDNPAAVNSTTRKFLVRF